TATGTGGGACGGCTGCCCGGCTCCCGGGACGGCCACGGCGCGCTGTGGCGGCAGGACGCCGCCGGGGCGAAGGCCGCGTCCTGCGGTGCGGACGGCTCGCACCGCTGCTGGGCCGAGGCGGCGGGCTCCCTGTCCTACTGGCAGGCGACGGGCGAGGTGTGGTCCGTGTCGGACCGGATGCTGTTCAGCACGCCCCTGGCCGACCTGGACAGATCCCTGAGGTGACCGCGGGCGGCGCCGGGACGCAGCCGATCGACAGACCCGGCGGCGGGATGGTTCCCTGACCCGCATGAGCAGCGTTCCTGTCACCACCTGGTCTCTGGAGCAGACCTCGCCGGACGATCTCCTGCCCGCCGCCGCGCCCGAGGGCGATGTGCGGATCGTGCGCGCCGAGGTGCCCTCCCCCGAGTTCAGCCGCTTCCTGTACGCCTCGGTCGGCGGCGACATCCGCTGGACCGACCGGCTCGGCTGGACGTACGCGCGGTGGCGGGAGTACCTGGAGCGGCCCGGCGTGGAGACCTGGGTGGCCTACGAGCGGGGCACCCCGGCCGGTTACGTGGAGCTGGAGCCGCAGGACGAGGGCGTGGTCGAGATCGTCTACTTCGGTCTGCTCCCGGCGTTCCGCGGCCGGCGCATCGGCGGCCATCTGCTGGCGTACGGCACGGCCCGCGCCTGGGACCTCGCCGAGCGGTGGCCGGGGCGGGCGCCGACGAAGCGGGTGTGGCTGCACACCTGCAGCAAGGACGGCGAGTTCGCGCTGGACAACTACCGGCGGCGCGGCTTCACGCTGTTCGACACGAAGGTCGAGCTGGAGCCGGAGGTGCCGGCACCGGGGCCCTGGCCGGGCGCGCACCAGGCCTGACCTCCGCCCGATACCCCGCCTGACCAGCCGGGACAAGCCCCCCGGCGACGCATGTGAGCGACGACACCCTCGTCCCATATTCCGAGACCAGGGTGTCCGCATCATGGATAAAGCTGGACTGTGTCCAGATCGCCGTGACACGCTTCCGTCATGTCTGGAACTGGAATTGCCTTGGTGAGTCGGCGGCACGTCGACCTCGGCCGCATGTCCAGCGCCATCTGTCCGGCCCGCTGACCGCTCCAGCACCGCCGAGACACCCCTCTTTCCGAATCCGCCTGCGCAAGGACGCGCACGCCTGTCCGCGTGCGCCCATACGCGCTGGTCAAGTGCCGATGCCCACCGGTCCCGAAGGACGTAGAACCATGGCCGCCACTCCGCCGAACCCCGCCGCCTCCGCGCCCCGCCGCAAGGTGAGCCGTCACCGCGGCGAGGGTCAGTGGGCCGTAGGCCATTTCACCCCGCTCAACGGAAACGAGCAGGTGAAGAAGGACGACGACGGTCTCAATGTGCGGACACGCATTGAGACGATCTACTCCAAGCGCGGTTTCGACTCCATCGACCCCAGCGACCTGCGCGGCCGGATGCGCTGGTGGGGGCTGTACACCCAGCGCAAGCCCGGCATCGACGGCGGCAAGACCGCGGTGCTGGAGCCGGAGGAGCTGGACGACCGCTACTTCATGATGCGGGTCCGCATCGACGGCGGTGCGCTGACCACCCGGCAACTGCGCGTCATCGGGGAGATCTCCCAGGAGTTCGCGCGCGGCACCGCGGACATCACCGACCGGCAGAACGTGCAGTACCACTGGATCCGGGTCGAGGACGTGCCCGAGATCTGGGAGCGGCTGGAGGCCGTGGGCCTGTCCACCGTGACCGCCTGCGGTGACACCCCGCGTGTGATGATCGGCTCCCCGGTGGCGGGCATCGCCGAGGACGAGATCATCGACGCGACGCCGGCGCTGGAGGAGATGAAGCGCCGCGTCCTGAACAACAAGGCGTACTCGAACCTCCCCCGGAAGTTCAAGACGGCCATCTCGGGTTCGCCGCTGCTGGACGTCGTGCACGAGATCAACGACGTGGCGTTCGTCGGCGTACGGCACCCCGAGCACGGCCCGGGCTTCGACCTGTGGGTGGGCGGCGGCCTGTCCACCAACCCCAAGCTCGGTGTGCGACTGGGCGCCTGGGTGCCGATCGACGAGGTCCCGGACGTCTACGAGGGCGTCATCTCGATCTTCCGTGACTACGGCTACCGCCGGCTGCGCAACCGGGCCCGCCTGAAGTTCCTCGTCGCCGACTGGGGCGCGGAGAAGTTCCGTCAGGTGCTGGAGGACGAGTACCTGGGGCGCAAGCTGACCGACGGGCCCGCGCCCGAGCAGCCCGTGCAGCAGTGGCGCGACCACATCGGTGTGCACCGGCAGAAGGACGGCCGCTACTACGTCGGTTTCGCCCCGCGGGTCGGCCGCGTCGACGGCGCCACGCTGACGAAGATCGCCGATCTCGCGGAGGCGCACGGCTCGGGCCGGGTGCGCACCACCGTCGAGCAGAAGATGATCGTCCTGGACGTCGAGCAGGACAAGGTCGACTCGCTGGTCGAGGGCCTGGAGGCGCTGGACCTCACCGCGCGTCCGTCGTCCTTCCGGCGCGGCACCATGGCCTGCACCGGCATCGAGTTCTGCAAGCTCGCCATCGTCGAGACCAAGCAGCGCGGCGCCTCGCTCATCGACGAACTGGAGCGCCGCCTGCCGGACTTCGACGAGCCGATCACCATCAACCTCAACGGCTGCCCGAACGCCTGCGCCCGTATCCAGGTCGCGGACATCGGTCTCAAGGGCCAGCTGGTCCTGAACGACAAGGGCGAGCAGGTCGAGGGCTACCAGGTGCACCTCGGCGGCGCGCTCGGGCTGGAGGCCGGCTTCGGCCGCAAGGTGCGCGGCCTGAAGGTCACCGCGGAGGAGCTGCCCGACTACATCGAGCGGGTCCTGAAGCGGTTCCAGGCCGAACGCCAGGACGGCGAGCGCTTCGCGACCTGGGCGGCCCGGGCTTCCGAGGAGGCGCTGTCGTGAACCAGGCGAACCGGGCCGCGCATGAAGGGGAGGCGCTGTCGTGAGTGAGCGTGCCGCGCCGTTCTACTGCCCCTACTGCGGCGACGAGGACCTGCGTCCGAGCGAAGAGGGCCACGGCGCCTGGGAATGCGGGGCGTGCAACCGCGCATTCCGGCTGAAGTTCCTCGGGCTGCTCGCCCGGGGCCTGCAGCGAGCCGACAACGGAGGGGACGAGTCATGACGACCGCTCAGCAGGACCGCACCGCCGAGGAGTTGCAGGCGCTCGCCGAGCAGGCGGGCCGGGACCTGGAGGACGCCTCCGCGCTGGAGATCCTCCAGTGGGCGGTGGACACCTTCGGCACGAAGTTCTGCGTCACCTCCTCCATGGAGGACGCCGTCGTCGCCCATCTCGCCTCGCGTGTGCGCAAGGGCGTGGACGTCGTCTTCCTCGACACCGGCTACCACTTCCCGGAGACCATCGGCACCCGTGACGCCGTGGCGGCCGTGATGGACGTCAACGTCATCACGCTCACCCCGAGGCAGACGGTCGCCGAGCAGGACGCCGAGTACGGCCCGAGGCTGCACGACCGCGACCCCGACCTGTGCTGCGCGCTGCGCAAGGTCAAGCCGCTCGAAGAGGGGCTGAAGGCCTACCAGGCGTGGGCGACCGGCCTGCGCCGCGACGAGTCCCCGACCCGGGCGAACACCCCGGTCGTCGGCTGGGACGCCAAGCGGCAGAAGGTCAAGGTCTCCCCGATCGCCCGCTGGACGCAGGACGACGTGGACGCCTACGTCGCCGAGCACGGCGTGCTGACCAACCCGCTGCTGACGGACGGCTACGCCTCCATCGGCTGCGCCCCGTGCACCCGCCGGGTCCTCGAGGGCGAGGACGCGCGTGCCGGCCGCTGGGCGGGCCGCGCCAAGACCGAGTGCGGACTGCACGGATGACGACCGACCAGAACCAGGAGAACGACGTGACCACCGGAGCCACCGTCTGGCTCACGGGTCTGCCGAGCGCCGGCAAGACCACCATCGCCCACGAGCTGGCCGGCCGGCTGCGCGCCGGGGGCCACCGCGTCGAGGTGCTCGACGGCGACGAGATCCGCGAGTTCATCTCGGCGGGCCTCGGCTTCTCCCGCGAGGACCGGCACACCAACGTGCAGCGCATCGGCTTCGTCGCCGAACTCCTCGCCCGCAACGGCGTGAAGGTGCTCGTCCCGGTCATCGCGCCGTACGCGGACAGCCGGGACGCGGTGCGCAAGCGGCACGAGGCGAACGGCACGACGTACCTGGAGGTGCACGTCGCGACCCCGGTCGAGGTGTGCTCCGTACGGGACGTCAAGGGCCTGTACGCCAAGCAGGCCGCGGGCGAGCTGACCGGGCTGACCGGCGTCGACGACCCGTACGAGGAGCCGGAGACGCCCGATCTGCGGATCGAGTCGCAGAACCAGACGGTGCAGGAGTCGGCCGCGTCGGTGTACGCGCTGCTGAGCGAGAGGGGACTGGCATGACGACCGTGACCGAGGTCGAGGAAGGTACGGAGAGCCCGTACGCCCTGTCGCACCTGGACGCCCTCGAGTCCGAGGCGGTGCACATCTTCCGCGAGGTGGCGGGCGAGTTCGAGAACCCGGTGATCCTGTTCTCCGGCGGCAAGGACTCGATCGTCATGCTGCACCTGGCGCTGAAGGCGTTCGCGCCGGCGCCGGTGCCGTTCTCGC
This genomic interval from Streptomyces sp. NBC_00557 contains the following:
- a CDS encoding GNAT family N-acetyltransferase, with protein sequence MSSVPVTTWSLEQTSPDDLLPAAAPEGDVRIVRAEVPSPEFSRFLYASVGGDIRWTDRLGWTYARWREYLERPGVETWVAYERGTPAGYVELEPQDEGVVEIVYFGLLPAFRGRRIGGHLLAYGTARAWDLAERWPGRAPTKRVWLHTCSKDGEFALDNYRRRGFTLFDTKVELEPEVPAPGPWPGAHQA
- a CDS encoding nitrite/sulfite reductase, giving the protein MAATPPNPAASAPRRKVSRHRGEGQWAVGHFTPLNGNEQVKKDDDGLNVRTRIETIYSKRGFDSIDPSDLRGRMRWWGLYTQRKPGIDGGKTAVLEPEELDDRYFMMRVRIDGGALTTRQLRVIGEISQEFARGTADITDRQNVQYHWIRVEDVPEIWERLEAVGLSTVTACGDTPRVMIGSPVAGIAEDEIIDATPALEEMKRRVLNNKAYSNLPRKFKTAISGSPLLDVVHEINDVAFVGVRHPEHGPGFDLWVGGGLSTNPKLGVRLGAWVPIDEVPDVYEGVISIFRDYGYRRLRNRARLKFLVADWGAEKFRQVLEDEYLGRKLTDGPAPEQPVQQWRDHIGVHRQKDGRYYVGFAPRVGRVDGATLTKIADLAEAHGSGRVRTTVEQKMIVLDVEQDKVDSLVEGLEALDLTARPSSFRRGTMACTGIEFCKLAIVETKQRGASLIDELERRLPDFDEPITINLNGCPNACARIQVADIGLKGQLVLNDKGEQVEGYQVHLGGALGLEAGFGRKVRGLKVTAEELPDYIERVLKRFQAERQDGERFATWAARASEEALS
- the cysC gene encoding adenylyl-sulfate kinase, producing the protein MTTGATVWLTGLPSAGKTTIAHELAGRLRAGGHRVEVLDGDEIREFISAGLGFSREDRHTNVQRIGFVAELLARNGVKVLVPVIAPYADSRDAVRKRHEANGTTYLEVHVATPVEVCSVRDVKGLYAKQAAGELTGLTGVDDPYEEPETPDLRIESQNQTVQESAASVYALLSERGLA
- a CDS encoding putative leader peptide encodes the protein MSGTGIALVSRRHVDLGRMSSAICPAR
- a CDS encoding phosphoadenylyl-sulfate reductase, with translation MTTAQQDRTAEELQALAEQAGRDLEDASALEILQWAVDTFGTKFCVTSSMEDAVVAHLASRVRKGVDVVFLDTGYHFPETIGTRDAVAAVMDVNVITLTPRQTVAEQDAEYGPRLHDRDPDLCCALRKVKPLEEGLKAYQAWATGLRRDESPTRANTPVVGWDAKRQKVKVSPIARWTQDDVDAYVAEHGVLTNPLLTDGYASIGCAPCTRRVLEGEDARAGRWAGRAKTECGLHG